One genomic region from Leifsonia poae encodes:
- the trhO gene encoding oxygen-dependent tRNA uridine(34) hydroxylase TrhO, whose product MAVPKILLYYVFTPLADPDAVRLWQRDLCESLGLRGRILLSRDGLNGTVGGELSALKRYLRKTKDYPAFTNLDVKWSEGTGLDENGRSLDFPRLSVKVRDEIVSFGAPGELQVSEAGVVGGGIKLDPAALHALVEERDDIVFFDGRNRFEAEIGRFRDAVVPDVATTRDFVAELDSGRYDDLKGRPIVTYCTGGIRCEVLSGLMKSRGFGEVYQLDGGIARYGETFGDDGLWEGSLYVFDGRGSMDFSDRAAVLGRCVRCGAETNRMRNCADPSCREQLVMCVAEADVFCAKHIPA is encoded by the coding sequence GTGGCCGTTCCGAAGATCCTGCTCTACTACGTGTTCACCCCGCTCGCCGACCCGGACGCGGTGCGGCTGTGGCAACGCGACCTGTGCGAGTCGCTGGGGTTGCGGGGTCGAATCCTACTGTCGCGCGACGGCCTCAACGGAACCGTCGGCGGTGAGCTGTCGGCGCTCAAACGGTACCTGCGCAAGACGAAGGACTATCCCGCGTTCACGAACCTCGACGTGAAGTGGAGCGAAGGAACGGGTCTCGACGAGAACGGACGCAGCCTCGACTTCCCGCGACTGTCGGTGAAGGTGCGCGACGAGATCGTGAGTTTCGGCGCCCCTGGCGAGCTCCAGGTGTCGGAGGCCGGCGTCGTCGGCGGCGGCATCAAGCTCGATCCCGCGGCGCTGCACGCGCTGGTGGAGGAGCGCGACGACATCGTCTTCTTCGACGGACGCAATCGGTTCGAGGCCGAGATCGGCCGGTTCCGGGATGCGGTGGTGCCCGACGTCGCCACCACCCGCGACTTCGTGGCCGAACTCGACAGCGGCAGATACGACGACCTCAAAGGCCGACCGATCGTGACCTATTGCACTGGCGGCATCCGCTGCGAAGTGCTCTCCGGCCTGATGAAGTCCCGAGGATTCGGGGAGGTGTACCAGCTCGACGGCGGCATCGCCCGCTATGGGGAGACGTTCGGCGACGACGGATTGTGGGAGGGCTCGCTGTACGTCTTCGATGGGCGCGGTTCGATGGACTTCAGCGACCGTGCGGCCGTGCTCGGCCGCTGCGTTCGCTGCGGCGCCGAGACGAACCGGATGCGCAACTGCGCCGACCCGTCGTGCCGGGAGCAGCTCGTGATGTGCGTGGCCGAGGCCGACGTGTTCTGCGCGAAGCACATCCCCGCCTGA
- a CDS encoding polyprenol monophosphomannose synthase, with product MSTLVIIPTYNERENVASIVARVRASTPEVEILVVDDNSPDGTGAIADALAAEDPNVHVLHRPGKNGLGAAYRDGMRWALDAGYGRIVEMDADGSHRPEQLPRLLGALRTESAQPGSPAASTTPGGADVVLGSRWVAGGGVENWPARRRLLSRGGSAYSRIALGVPARDVTGGYRAFTADALRRIHFADVESQGYCFQIDMLRRAYAAGLLVAEVPITFVEREHGASKMTGGIVAEAMLRVTGWGLTGLPTRFRRRAAPVASLEQPVEP from the coding sequence GTGAGCACCCTCGTGATCATCCCCACCTACAACGAGCGGGAGAACGTGGCCTCCATCGTGGCGAGGGTGCGCGCCTCCACTCCGGAGGTTGAGATCCTCGTCGTCGACGACAACTCACCCGATGGAACAGGTGCGATCGCCGACGCGCTCGCCGCGGAGGATCCGAACGTGCATGTGCTGCACCGACCGGGAAAGAACGGTCTCGGCGCGGCCTACCGCGACGGCATGCGCTGGGCGCTCGACGCCGGCTATGGGCGCATCGTGGAGATGGACGCCGACGGCTCCCACCGGCCGGAGCAGCTTCCGCGACTGCTCGGCGCTCTGCGCACCGAATCGGCGCAGCCCGGGTCGCCGGCGGCTTCCACCACCCCTGGCGGAGCGGATGTCGTGCTCGGTTCGCGCTGGGTCGCCGGCGGTGGCGTCGAGAACTGGCCGGCACGGCGTCGACTGCTCTCCCGCGGCGGCAGCGCGTACTCGCGGATCGCGCTCGGTGTTCCGGCCCGCGACGTGACCGGTGGGTATCGGGCGTTCACCGCGGACGCGCTGCGCCGCATCCATTTCGCCGATGTGGAGAGCCAGGGCTACTGCTTCCAGATCGACATGCTGCGCCGCGCGTACGCCGCCGGCCTCCTGGTCGCCGAGGTTCCGATCACGTTCGTCGAGCGTGAGCACGGTGCCTCCAAGATGACCGGCGGTATCGTCGCCGAGGCGATGCTGCGGGTCACGGGATGGGGCCTGACGGGCCTGCCGACGCGTTTCCGTCGTCGGGCGGCGCCGGTGGCGAGCCTCGAACAGCCCGTCGAGCCCTGA
- a CDS encoding YbhB/YbcL family Raf kinase inhibitor-like protein → MTAIDPLERFGAVPLFTLTSNDVADDRPLARAQWGAGGGGGDVSPQLAWNGFPPETRSFAVTIHDPDAPTGSGFWHWAVYNIPADVTALASGAGAESGAALPRGAAMLSNELRSKSFTGAGPPPGTGTHHYFVVVHALDVERLDLDPESTPAVLGFNAHFHTLARAVLVPIATAGDLE, encoded by the coding sequence ATGACCGCGATTGACCCGCTGGAGCGTTTCGGCGCCGTCCCCCTGTTCACCCTGACCAGCAACGATGTGGCTGACGACCGGCCGCTCGCCCGGGCCCAGTGGGGTGCCGGTGGTGGGGGCGGCGATGTCTCACCGCAGCTCGCCTGGAACGGTTTCCCGCCCGAGACCCGCAGCTTCGCCGTCACCATCCACGACCCGGATGCGCCGACCGGCTCCGGCTTCTGGCACTGGGCGGTCTACAACATCCCCGCCGACGTGACCGCGCTCGCCTCCGGCGCGGGCGCCGAGAGCGGGGCAGCGCTCCCGCGGGGAGCGGCGATGCTGTCGAACGAGCTGCGTTCGAAGAGCTTCACCGGCGCCGGCCCCCCTCCCGGAACCGGCACCCACCACTACTTCGTCGTTGTGCACGCCCTCGACGTGGAGCGACTGGACCTCGATCCCGAGTCGACGCCCGCGGTGCTCGGATTCAACGCCCATTTCCACACGCTCGCCCGGGCTGTTCTCGTGCCGATCGCCACCGCCGGCGACCTCGAGTAG
- a CDS encoding MmgE/PrpD family protein, with the protein MLHNVRVHRSDENLSRHGQLAWALAEVAADPVEVTDAVAEMVVNRVIDNAAVAAASLTRRPVISARSQAVAHPVPTAQLAELTVSREHPQDGSTVFGEAPSLRVSPEWAAWANGVAVRELDYHDTFLAAEYSHPGDNIPPVTAVAQHAAGAFGLTGRDLVRGIATGYEIQIDLAKAISLHAHKIDHVAHLGPSAAAGIGTLLGLPVETIFQAIGQALHTTTATRQSRKGEISSWKAHAPAFAGKMAVEAIDRAMRGETSPTPIYEGEDGVIAWLLDGPDANYDVPLPERGEAKRAILDSYTKEHSAEYQAQAWIDLARRLHREHPETADPSRVQSILIRTSHHTHYVIGSGANDPQKYDPTASRETLDHSIPYIFTVALQDGGWNHVGSYLPERAARPDTVELWGKVTTTEDPEWTRRYHSLDPAEQAFGGRVEIRMADGSVITDEIAVADAHPLGARPFARADYIAKFRMLAADVLEPAEIDRFLNVAERLPTLTAAELGGLTITAKPGLLASLPTPKGLF; encoded by the coding sequence ATGCTCCACAACGTTCGTGTGCACCGAAGTGATGAGAACCTCTCCCGGCACGGCCAACTGGCCTGGGCACTGGCGGAGGTCGCGGCCGACCCTGTCGAGGTGACGGATGCGGTGGCCGAGATGGTGGTCAACCGCGTCATCGACAACGCGGCGGTCGCGGCGGCGTCGCTCACACGTCGCCCGGTAATATCGGCCCGCTCGCAGGCTGTCGCCCATCCGGTTCCCACTGCTCAGCTGGCCGAACTGACTGTATCGCGCGAGCATCCGCAGGACGGCTCGACCGTGTTCGGCGAGGCGCCGTCACTGCGAGTCAGCCCGGAGTGGGCGGCGTGGGCGAACGGCGTCGCCGTGCGTGAACTCGACTATCACGACACGTTCCTCGCGGCGGAGTACTCGCACCCGGGCGACAACATCCCGCCCGTGACCGCAGTTGCGCAGCACGCGGCAGGTGCTTTCGGCCTGACCGGGCGCGACCTCGTGCGCGGGATCGCGACCGGGTACGAGATCCAGATCGACCTGGCGAAGGCGATCAGCCTGCACGCGCACAAGATCGACCATGTCGCCCACCTCGGCCCGAGTGCCGCAGCGGGGATCGGAACCCTGCTCGGCCTGCCGGTCGAAACCATCTTCCAGGCGATCGGCCAGGCGCTGCACACCACGACGGCGACCCGTCAGTCCCGCAAGGGGGAGATCTCCAGCTGGAAGGCCCACGCCCCCGCGTTCGCCGGCAAGATGGCGGTCGAAGCGATCGACCGGGCGATGCGCGGCGAGACCAGCCCCACGCCGATCTACGAGGGGGAAGACGGCGTCATCGCCTGGCTGCTCGACGGACCGGACGCGAACTACGACGTCCCGCTGCCCGAGCGTGGCGAGGCGAAACGCGCGATCCTCGACAGCTACACCAAGGAGCATTCGGCCGAATACCAGGCGCAGGCCTGGATCGACCTCGCCCGCCGGCTGCACCGCGAGCATCCCGAGACCGCCGACCCGTCCCGGGTGCAGAGCATCCTCATCCGCACCTCTCACCACACGCACTACGTGATCGGTTCGGGGGCGAACGACCCGCAGAAGTACGACCCGACAGCCTCACGCGAGACCCTCGACCACTCGATCCCGTACATCTTCACCGTGGCGCTGCAGGACGGCGGCTGGAACCACGTCGGCTCCTATCTGCCCGAACGGGCGGCCCGGCCCGACACCGTCGAGCTGTGGGGCAAGGTCACCACCACCGAAGACCCGGAGTGGACCCGCCGCTACCATTCGCTCGACCCCGCGGAGCAGGCGTTCGGCGGCCGGGTCGAGATCCGGATGGCCGATGGTTCGGTGATCACCGACGAGATCGCGGTCGCCGACGCGCATCCGCTCGGCGCTCGCCCATTCGCCCGCGCCGACTACATCGCCAAGTTCCGGATGCTCGCCGCCGACGTTCTGGAGCCCGCCGAGATCGACCGCTTCCTCAACGTCGCCGAGCGGCTCCCCACCCTGACCGCCGCGGAGCTCGGCGGGCTCACCATCACGGCGAAGCCGGGGCTGTTGGCGTCGCTCCCGACCCCGAAGGGGCTCTTCTGA
- the prpB gene encoding methylisocitrate lyase, translated as MLYSSVPAHAKRAAFRARLATGELVRMPGAFNPLSARLIERKGFEGVYISGAVLSADLGLPDIGLTTLTEVAGRSAQITRMTDLPALVDADTGFGEPMNVARTVQTLEDAGVAGLHIEDQVNPKRCGHLDGKQVVDTSTALKRIRAAADARRDPNLLIMARTDIRAVEGLDAAIDRAKALVDAGADAVFPEAMRDLGEFEAVRNAIDVPMLANMTEFGKSDLFTVDQLRDVGVNIVIWPVSLLRLAMGAAERGLDQLLDTGTLEPKLGEMQHRADLYDLIDYEGYNAFDTSVFNFEVGR; from the coding sequence ATGCTCTACTCCTCAGTTCCGGCGCACGCGAAGCGGGCCGCCTTCCGAGCTCGCCTCGCCACCGGCGAGCTCGTCCGGATGCCCGGCGCCTTCAATCCGCTCTCCGCCCGCCTGATCGAACGCAAGGGCTTCGAGGGCGTCTACATCTCGGGGGCCGTGCTCAGCGCCGACCTCGGCCTGCCCGACATCGGGCTCACCACGCTCACCGAGGTCGCCGGCCGCTCCGCGCAGATCACCAGGATGACCGACCTCCCAGCCCTCGTCGACGCCGACACGGGTTTCGGCGAGCCGATGAACGTCGCCCGCACCGTGCAGACCCTCGAGGATGCGGGGGTCGCCGGTCTGCACATCGAAGACCAGGTCAACCCCAAGCGCTGCGGCCACCTCGACGGCAAACAGGTCGTCGACACGAGCACCGCGCTCAAACGCATCCGTGCCGCCGCCGATGCCCGCCGCGACCCGAACCTGCTCATCATGGCGCGCACCGACATCCGTGCCGTCGAGGGGCTCGACGCGGCCATCGACCGAGCCAAAGCACTCGTCGACGCCGGCGCCGACGCGGTCTTCCCCGAGGCGATGCGCGATCTCGGTGAGTTCGAGGCCGTCCGCAACGCCATCGACGTCCCGATGCTCGCCAACATGACCGAGTTCGGCAAAAGCGACCTCTTCACCGTCGATCAGCTGCGCGACGTGGGCGTGAACATCGTGATCTGGCCGGTCTCGTTGCTGCGCCTGGCCATGGGGGCCGCCGAGCGCGGCCTCGACCAGCTGCTCGACACAGGGACCCTCGAACCCAAGCTCGGCGAAATGCAGCATCGCGCAGACCTCTACGACCTGATTGACTACGAAGGCTACAACGCGTTCGACACGTCCGTCTTCAACTTCGAGGTCGGGCGCTGA
- a CDS encoding bifunctional 2-methylcitrate synthase/citrate synthase, whose product MTDREIHKGLAGVVVDTTSVSSVNPETNSLLYRGYPVQELATHCSFEEVAFLLWHGELPAADELVAFEALERSLRVLDARTRRAIDDVPVSAHPMDVVRSAVSQLGGLDDTLTRPNGVLDPELNDGRALYLLAQLPTIVAYDQRRRHGLPAVEPRDDLDYSRNFLWMTFGEIPDDVVVDAFRVSLVLYAEHSFNASTFTARVIASTLSDVYSAVTGAVGALKGPLHGGANEAVMHAFDEIKTADRAEAWLDEALAAKRKIMGFGHRVYKNGDSRVPTMKAALETLVEHYDRADMLDLYNALEKAMGDRKNIKPNLDYPSGPAYNLMGFDTETFTPLFAAARVVGWTAHVFEQYAANSLIRPLSRYIGPAERHLAVSPRS is encoded by the coding sequence ATGACCGACCGTGAGATCCACAAGGGCCTCGCCGGTGTGGTGGTGGACACCACCTCCGTCTCCAGCGTCAACCCGGAGACGAACTCTCTGCTCTACCGGGGGTACCCGGTGCAGGAGCTCGCCACGCACTGCTCGTTCGAGGAGGTCGCTTTCCTGCTCTGGCACGGAGAGCTTCCCGCCGCCGACGAACTCGTCGCATTCGAGGCGCTCGAACGGTCGTTGCGGGTGCTCGACGCGCGCACCAGGCGTGCGATCGACGATGTGCCGGTCAGCGCGCATCCGATGGATGTGGTGCGAAGCGCGGTCAGCCAGCTCGGCGGTCTCGACGACACCCTCACACGGCCGAACGGTGTGCTCGACCCCGAGCTCAACGACGGACGCGCCCTCTACCTGCTCGCGCAGCTGCCCACGATCGTGGCCTACGACCAGCGTCGTCGTCACGGCCTGCCGGCAGTCGAACCGCGCGACGACCTCGACTATTCGAGGAACTTCCTCTGGATGACCTTCGGCGAGATCCCCGATGATGTCGTCGTCGACGCGTTCCGGGTCTCGCTGGTGTTGTATGCGGAGCACTCTTTCAACGCCTCGACGTTCACCGCCCGCGTCATCGCCTCCACCCTCTCCGACGTCTACTCCGCCGTCACCGGCGCGGTCGGTGCCCTCAAGGGACCTCTGCACGGCGGCGCCAACGAGGCCGTGATGCACGCCTTCGACGAGATCAAGACCGCCGACCGCGCCGAGGCGTGGCTCGACGAAGCCCTCGCCGCCAAGCGCAAGATCATGGGCTTCGGTCACCGGGTCTACAAGAACGGCGACTCCCGCGTGCCGACGATGAAAGCCGCCCTGGAGACGCTGGTCGAGCACTACGACCGTGCAGACATGCTCGACCTCTACAACGCGCTCGAGAAGGCGATGGGCGACCGCAAGAATATCAAGCCGAACCTCGACTACCCCTCCGGTCCCGCATACAATCTGATGGGATTCGACACCGAGACGTTCACACCGTTGTTCGCGGCCGCCCGTGTCGTCGGCTGGACGGCCCATGTCTTCGAGCAATATGCGGCCAACTCGCTCATCCGCCCGCTCTCCCGCTACATCGGCCCGGCCGAACGCCATCTCGCCGTGTCGCCCCGTTCCTGA
- a CDS encoding acetyl-CoA C-acetyltransferase has product MNGPRDVVILSAARTPQGKLKGALASLSAVDLGAVALKKALADSGVEPAAVEAVIFGQVLQAGAGQNPARQTAIAAGLGWNVPAVTINKVCLSGLAAVIDAARLIRAGEAEVVVAGGQESMTNAPHVLPGSRTGWNYGSITALDSAAHDGLTDAFDGISMGASTEKYTERLGLTREAQDAFAAASHQRAGRAAVSGAFDAELAPVSIPQRKGDPVVVTADEGVRPESTPETLAGLRPSFAEGGTLTAGNSSPLSDGAAALVLTSRENAERLGLTWLAVVGASGQVAGPDNSLHSQPSNAIAAALAKTGWATDDLDLVEINEAFAAVALQSMADLGLDPERVNIHGGAIALGHPIGASGARLAVHAAHELARRGSGKAAVALCGGGGQGEALLLSR; this is encoded by the coding sequence ATGAACGGTCCACGAGACGTTGTCATCCTGTCTGCCGCCCGCACCCCCCAGGGAAAGCTCAAGGGTGCTCTCGCGTCGCTGAGCGCGGTCGACCTGGGCGCGGTCGCCCTGAAGAAGGCCCTCGCCGATTCGGGGGTCGAACCCGCTGCGGTGGAAGCCGTGATCTTCGGGCAGGTGCTGCAAGCGGGGGCGGGCCAGAATCCGGCGCGCCAGACGGCGATCGCCGCCGGACTCGGCTGGAACGTTCCGGCCGTGACGATCAACAAGGTGTGCCTCTCCGGGCTGGCGGCGGTGATCGACGCGGCCCGGCTCATCCGTGCCGGCGAGGCCGAGGTGGTGGTGGCCGGCGGTCAGGAATCGATGACCAACGCGCCGCATGTGCTGCCCGGCTCGCGCACGGGATGGAACTACGGCTCGATCACCGCGCTCGACTCCGCCGCCCACGACGGCCTGACCGACGCCTTCGACGGGATCTCGATGGGAGCCTCGACCGAGAAGTACACCGAGCGGCTCGGGCTGACGCGGGAAGCGCAGGACGCGTTCGCCGCCGCCTCGCACCAACGGGCCGGCCGCGCCGCGGTCTCGGGGGCGTTCGATGCGGAACTGGCGCCGGTCAGCATCCCGCAGCGCAAAGGCGACCCGGTCGTGGTGACGGCGGATGAGGGGGTGCGTCCTGAGTCGACACCCGAGACCCTGGCCGGGCTGCGGCCCAGCTTCGCGGAGGGGGGCACGCTGACGGCCGGCAATTCGTCACCGCTGAGCGACGGCGCCGCGGCCCTCGTGCTCACGAGCCGCGAGAACGCGGAACGGCTGGGCTTGACCTGGCTGGCCGTCGTCGGAGCGAGCGGTCAGGTGGCCGGCCCGGACAACTCCTTGCACTCGCAGCCCTCGAATGCGATCGCGGCGGCGCTGGCGAAGACGGGGTGGGCGACGGACGATCTCGACCTCGTCGAGATCAATGAGGCGTTCGCTGCGGTCGCACTGCAGTCGATGGCCGACCTGGGGCTCGACCCCGAGCGGGTGAACATCCACGGTGGCGCGATCGCACTCGGGCATCCGATCGGCGCATCCGGTGCCCGGCTCGCCGTGCATGCCGCGCACGAACTGGCCCGGCGCGGGTCGGGGAAGGCCGCCGTCGCGCTGTGCGGCGGTGGCGGACAGGGTGAGGCATTGCTGCTGTCGCGATGA
- a CDS encoding JAB domain-containing protein, producing MSDHEEEEPLANIPAHDRPRERMRRLGVGSLTDDEVLALVLGSGQPGRSVIAFARSILRRTGGFPGLATMDYARLETLPGIGPATAGKLVATIEIWRRAGTSSAWTRLVDHEAIAKIVKPELLHRDNERFVVVIADRASRPIEIVLLRDGGVDQVTIEPAEVLQAVLTRGGRSFAVAHNHPSGILDPSVADIAVTRRLDQAAVTIGLRFLGHILVAGDGWVTLPARGSTAAGGSVRGRGRSSPAGSTGAA from the coding sequence ATGTCAGACCACGAAGAGGAGGAGCCCCTTGCGAACATCCCAGCCCACGATCGCCCGCGCGAACGGATGCGGCGCCTCGGAGTCGGCTCGCTCACCGACGACGAAGTGCTGGCACTCGTGCTCGGCTCCGGCCAACCGGGGCGCAGCGTCATCGCGTTCGCGCGGTCCATCCTCCGACGCACCGGCGGCTTCCCCGGCCTTGCGACGATGGACTACGCCCGGCTCGAGACCCTCCCCGGCATCGGGCCGGCGACCGCCGGGAAGCTGGTCGCGACCATCGAGATCTGGCGGCGGGCCGGAACCTCGTCCGCTTGGACGCGGCTGGTCGACCACGAAGCGATCGCGAAGATCGTCAAGCCCGAGCTTCTCCACCGCGACAATGAGCGGTTCGTCGTCGTCATCGCGGATCGCGCCTCTCGGCCGATCGAGATCGTGCTGCTCCGCGACGGCGGCGTCGACCAGGTCACGATCGAGCCGGCCGAGGTGCTCCAGGCCGTGCTCACCCGGGGTGGCCGGTCATTCGCGGTCGCGCACAACCATCCGAGCGGCATCCTCGACCCGAGCGTGGCCGACATCGCCGTCACCCGTCGTCTCGACCAGGCGGCGGTCACCATCGGCCTCCGGTTCCTCGGGCACATCCTCGTCGCCGGAGACGGCTGGGTCACCCTTCCCGCGCGCGGCTCTACGGCAGCAGGCGGGTCGGTCCGCGGAAGAGGTAGGTCGTCTCCCGCAGGTTCGACAGGTGCAGCATGA
- the aspS gene encoding aspartate--tRNA(Asn) ligase, translating into MTERVLIKDLAASPDGPVTVAGWVETVRDQKKVQFVVLRDESGAVQLVNPRTVDADGVVVADEPATTISGLAQGSFVTATGELKHDERVKLGGIEIKLSTLTVETAAIPETPIAADSGIDKRMDWRFLDLREPKNNLIFRVQTTFEHALREYWVNHDFIELHTPKLMASASESRAELFEVDYFDTKAYLSQSPQFFKQMAQSAGFGKIFEIGPAFRADPSFTSRHATEFTSVDTEISWIDSHEDVMALHENLIVAGFSAVKEKHGEQIKALFDVDIEVPSTPFPRIPLAEAKRIVAERGYEVPRHDDDMDPEGERQISAYVKETFGHEFVFLTDYAASIRPFYHMRNAADESITNSYDLIFNGVEISTGAQREHRVEILEAQAREKGLDPAELGFYLDFFRYGVPPHGGFGMGLGRVLMLMLHLSNLRETTYLFRGPTRLLP; encoded by the coding sequence GTGACCGAACGAGTATTGATCAAAGACCTGGCCGCCTCCCCCGACGGCCCCGTGACCGTCGCCGGCTGGGTGGAGACCGTTCGCGACCAGAAGAAGGTGCAGTTCGTCGTTCTGCGCGACGAGAGCGGTGCCGTTCAGTTGGTGAATCCGCGCACGGTCGACGCCGACGGCGTCGTCGTCGCCGATGAGCCGGCCACCACGATCTCGGGCCTCGCCCAGGGCAGTTTCGTGACCGCCACCGGCGAGCTCAAGCACGACGAGCGCGTGAAGCTCGGCGGCATCGAGATCAAGCTCAGCACGCTGACCGTGGAGACGGCCGCCATCCCCGAGACGCCGATCGCTGCCGACAGCGGGATCGACAAGCGCATGGATTGGCGCTTCCTCGACCTGCGCGAGCCGAAGAACAACCTGATCTTCCGAGTGCAGACCACATTCGAGCACGCCCTGCGCGAGTACTGGGTGAACCACGACTTCATCGAGCTGCACACGCCGAAACTCATGGCCAGTGCGAGCGAGTCGCGCGCAGAGCTGTTCGAGGTCGACTACTTCGACACCAAGGCGTACCTCTCGCAGAGCCCGCAGTTCTTCAAGCAGATGGCCCAGTCGGCCGGCTTCGGCAAGATCTTCGAGATCGGTCCGGCCTTCCGCGCCGACCCCAGTTTCACGAGCCGTCACGCCACCGAGTTCACCAGCGTCGACACAGAGATCAGCTGGATCGACAGCCACGAAGACGTGATGGCGCTGCACGAGAACCTGATCGTTGCCGGATTCTCCGCCGTGAAAGAGAAGCACGGCGAGCAGATCAAGGCACTGTTCGACGTCGACATCGAGGTGCCGTCGACGCCGTTCCCGCGCATCCCCCTCGCCGAGGCGAAGCGGATCGTGGCGGAGCGCGGCTACGAGGTTCCGCGCCACGATGACGACATGGACCCGGAGGGCGAGCGACAGATCTCCGCATATGTGAAGGAGACGTTCGGCCACGAATTCGTCTTCCTCACCGACTACGCCGCGAGCATCCGGCCGTTCTACCACATGCGCAACGCGGCCGACGAGAGCATCACCAACAGCTACGACCTCATCTTCAACGGCGTCGAGATCTCGACCGGAGCCCAGCGCGAGCATCGCGTCGAAATCCTCGAGGCGCAGGCCCGCGAGAAGGGTCTGGACCCGGCCGAGCTCGGTTTCTACCTCGACTTCTTCCGCTACGGCGTTCCGCCGCACGGTGGTTTCGGCATGGGTCTCGGCCGCGTGCTGATGCTCATGCTGCACCTGTCGAACCTGCGGGAGACGACCTACCTCTTCCGCGGACCGACCCGCCTGCTGCCGTAG
- a CDS encoding histidine phosphatase family protein yields MVASQVHLVRHGEVFNPDGILYGRLPGFGLSKLGHRMAQSAADDLGARGRTIAALRVSPLQRTRESAAPVARMFGLEPRIDDRIIEPTNHFEGTVMARALRNPVNWPFLVNPARPSWGEPYRSIEARMRAAIDDAFDSVDEGDVVLVSHQLPIWVTHLSVAGERFWHDPRKRRCALSSITTFERTTVPAAQPNPEAAAAESSSSSIEVPQNGAPPVRIIEVGYVDPAAALNATATDVGAV; encoded by the coding sequence GTGGTAGCAAGCCAAGTCCACCTCGTACGTCATGGCGAGGTGTTCAACCCCGACGGCATCCTGTACGGCAGGCTGCCGGGCTTCGGCCTCTCCAAGCTCGGGCACCGCATGGCGCAGTCCGCCGCCGACGACCTCGGCGCCCGCGGACGCACGATCGCTGCCCTCCGCGTGTCCCCGTTGCAGCGCACCCGCGAGTCGGCTGCTCCCGTCGCCCGGATGTTCGGCCTCGAGCCCCGCATCGACGACCGCATCATCGAGCCGACCAACCACTTCGAGGGCACCGTGATGGCACGGGCCCTCCGCAACCCGGTGAACTGGCCGTTCCTCGTCAACCCGGCACGGCCGAGCTGGGGCGAGCCGTACAGGAGCATCGAGGCGCGGATGCGCGCCGCGATCGACGATGCGTTCGACTCGGTCGACGAAGGCGACGTCGTCCTCGTCAGCCATCAGCTCCCGATCTGGGTCACCCACCTCTCGGTCGCCGGGGAGCGGTTCTGGCACGATCCGCGCAAGCGCCGGTGCGCGCTCTCCAGCATTACCACCTTCGAGCGCACGACGGTGCCGGCCGCGCAGCCGAACCCGGAGGCCGCCGCCGCAGAATCTTCTTCCTCCTCCATCGAGGTCCCTCAGAACGGAGCACCCCCCGTGCGCATCATCGAGGTCGGATACGTCGATCCGGCCGCCGCCCTGAACGCCACCGCCACCGATGTGGGGGCCGTGTGA
- a CDS encoding TlpA family protein disulfide reductase, with protein MKRRIRLLLSAAALAASAGLVLSGCTTDKLAEQYRSGSGQNYIAGDGTVSEFAVNNRGDAVTFSGKTGTGETVSSMQYAGDVLVVNFWYAGCPPCRVEAPELEKLYKKYQAQGVGFLGVNLYDSEATSASFENEKGITYPSVLDRDTGSVLLAFSKTVPPKATPTTLVIDKKGRVAARILGALPDPSILDTLIHDTLAETD; from the coding sequence GTGAAGCGTCGAATCCGCCTCCTCCTGTCTGCCGCCGCCCTCGCCGCCTCGGCGGGCCTCGTGCTCTCCGGCTGCACGACGGACAAGCTCGCCGAGCAGTACCGGTCGGGCTCCGGCCAGAACTACATCGCCGGCGACGGCACGGTCAGCGAGTTCGCCGTGAACAACCGCGGCGACGCGGTGACCTTCTCCGGCAAGACCGGCACCGGCGAGACGGTGTCGTCCATGCAGTATGCGGGCGACGTCCTCGTCGTGAACTTCTGGTACGCGGGATGCCCCCCGTGCCGTGTCGAGGCGCCTGAGCTCGAGAAGCTGTACAAGAAGTACCAAGCACAGGGCGTCGGATTCCTCGGAGTCAATCTGTACGACTCGGAAGCCACGTCGGCGAGCTTCGAGAACGAGAAGGGGATCACCTACCCGTCGGTCCTCGACCGCGACACCGGCTCCGTGCTCCTCGCGTTCAGCAAGACCGTTCCGCCGAAAGCGACGCCCACCACTCTGGTGATCGACAAGAAGGGGCGGGTCGCAGCCCGCATCCTCGGAGCGCTCCCCGACCCGAGCATCCTCGACACCCTTATCCACGACACGCTCGCCGAGACCGATTGA